From one Bernardetia sp. genomic stretch:
- the hemN gene encoding oxygen-independent coproporphyrinogen III oxidase: protein MNNLLQKYNVASPRYTSYPTVPYWENKNHSLENWQNSLKNAFWTSGKEVSIYIHLPYCESLCTYCGCTTRITTNHNVEEPYIDLIEKEWNLYLKTLPQKPILREVHLGGGTPTFFSPKNLSRLISIFKTTCDIPKETEWGFEGHPNNTTKEHLKTLKALGFNRVSFGIQDFDENVQKIINRVQPYQKVVECVENARELGFESINFDLVYGLPLQNAETIQDTLQKTLELRPSRLAFYGYAHIPWLKPSQKKLEAFLPSADEKANLYKIGKEILTKQGYIDIGMDHFALPTDSLLKAAKDGSLHRNFMGYTTQSTSLAIGLGVSAISDTWTAFNQNEKNLKTYKEKIEKGEFPFLRGHHLTKEDLLVRKHILDLMCRYETSWNEEEFYEFGLGINFDLLESLRQDKLVEWTGNHLKITEQGKPFVRNVCMAFDVRLWNAKATANQTENKPMFSKIA, encoded by the coding sequence ATGAATAATTTGCTTCAAAAATACAATGTTGCTAGTCCTCGTTACACAAGTTACCCAACTGTTCCGTATTGGGAAAATAAAAACCATAGTTTAGAAAATTGGCAAAATTCACTTAAAAATGCTTTTTGGACAAGTGGAAAAGAGGTAAGTATTTATATTCATCTGCCCTATTGTGAGAGTTTGTGTACCTATTGTGGCTGCACAACACGCATTACGACAAATCATAATGTAGAAGAACCTTATATCGATTTGATAGAAAAAGAATGGAATCTATATCTCAAAACACTTCCACAAAAACCTATTTTGAGAGAAGTACACTTAGGAGGAGGAACACCTACTTTTTTCTCTCCTAAAAATCTTTCTCGCTTGATTTCTATTTTTAAAACTACCTGTGATATTCCAAAGGAAACAGAATGGGGGTTTGAAGGACATCCTAATAATACAACAAAAGAACATCTCAAAACACTAAAAGCATTAGGTTTTAATCGTGTGAGTTTTGGTATTCAAGATTTTGATGAGAATGTTCAGAAAATTATAAATAGAGTTCAGCCCTATCAGAAGGTAGTAGAATGTGTAGAAAATGCTAGAGAGCTGGGTTTTGAATCTATTAATTTTGATTTAGTCTATGGATTGCCATTGCAAAATGCAGAAACAATACAAGATACTTTACAAAAAACATTAGAGCTTCGTCCTTCTCGTTTGGCATTTTATGGGTATGCACATATTCCTTGGCTCAAACCTTCTCAAAAAAAATTAGAGGCTTTCTTGCCTTCTGCTGATGAAAAGGCAAATTTGTATAAAATAGGTAAAGAAATTTTGACAAAACAAGGCTACATAGATATAGGAATGGATCATTTTGCACTTCCTACAGATTCACTTTTGAAGGCTGCTAAAGATGGTAGTTTGCATCGAAATTTTATGGGATATACTACTCAATCCACAAGTTTAGCGATTGGTTTGGGCGTGAGTGCGATTAGTGATACTTGGACAGCTTTCAACCAAAACGAAAAAAATCTAAAAACCTACAAAGAAAAAATTGAGAAAGGAGAGTTTCCATTTTTGAGAGGACACCATCTAACAAAGGAAGATTTACTTGTTAGGAAACATATTTTAGATTTGATGTGTAGGTACGAAACTTCTTGGAATGAGGAAGAATTTTATGAATTTGGGCTAGGAATTAATTTTGACCTTTTAGAATCTCTACGACAAGATAAATTGGTAGAATGGACAGGAAATCATTTAAAAATTACAGAACAAGGAAAGCCTTTTGTTCGCAATGTTTGTATGGCTTTTGATGTTAGGCTTTGGAATGCTAAAGCAACAGCAAATCAAACAGAAAATAAGCCTATGTTTAGTAAAATAGCCTAA
- a CDS encoding DUF1573 domain-containing protein, whose translation MKITKYSFASLAFSLCLFLFLSSSSFAQGVFQFEIESFDFGTVEEGNKAEKTFVFKNTGNQPIIMSNVRASCGCTTPSWTREPVLPGQSGEIQVSYNSAGRPGAFNKTITITSNASEATKVLKIRGNVVSDPANDPKMAIERNAIALGKIKKGEAVTYKISFTNEGKKPLQIHNLTSSCNCVKLAGRASANAGETKELEIVITPTQEGAFDSDIVIYTNSRSQGKTTIKLTGTVVEGSSSVLRNENSGF comes from the coding sequence ATGAAAATCACAAAATACTCTTTTGCATCATTGGCGTTTAGTCTTTGCTTATTTTTATTTTTATCATCAAGCTCATTCGCACAAGGTGTTTTTCAGTTTGAAATCGAATCTTTTGACTTTGGAACTGTCGAAGAAGGCAACAAAGCAGAAAAAACATTTGTATTCAAAAATACGGGTAACCAACCAATTATTATGAGCAATGTACGTGCTTCTTGTGGTTGTACTACGCCAAGCTGGACTCGTGAGCCTGTATTGCCTGGTCAGAGTGGAGAAATTCAAGTAAGTTATAACAGTGCTGGTCGTCCAGGTGCATTCAACAAAACTATCACAATTACTTCTAATGCTTCTGAGGCAACAAAAGTATTGAAAATTCGTGGAAATGTAGTAAGCGACCCTGCTAATGACCCAAAAATGGCAATAGAGCGTAATGCTATAGCTTTAGGCAAAATCAAAAAAGGTGAAGCTGTTACTTATAAAATTTCATTTACAAATGAAGGCAAAAAGCCATTACAAATCCACAATCTTACAAGCTCTTGTAACTGTGTGAAACTTGCAGGAAGAGCAAGTGCAAATGCTGGAGAAACAAAAGAATTAGAAATTGTAATTACACCTACTCAAGAAGGAGCTTTTGATAGCGACATCGTAATCTATACAAACAGTCGTTCTCAAGGCAAGACCACTATCAAACTTACAGGAACAGTTGTAGAAGGTTCTAGCAGCGTTCTTCGTAACGAAAATTCTGGTTTCTAA
- a CDS encoding dihydrofolate reductase produces the protein MKISIITARSKNGVIGSENSLPWKMPSDMRFFKQTTLGHHVLVGRKTYQSFNVQLVERPALILTRKSDYTPKYEDDQTISTLEDGIQKAKENNETELFIIGGGEIYKQALEKNLVTHMYITEIDAIIEGDTFFPDFDESEWSIIRKDSFSAGEKNDYDYSFVLYERKL, from the coding sequence ATGAAAATTAGTATCATAACAGCACGTTCAAAAAATGGTGTCATTGGTTCAGAAAATTCATTGCCTTGGAAAATGCCTTCAGATATGCGTTTTTTTAAGCAAACTACCCTAGGACATCACGTATTGGTAGGGCGAAAAACATATCAATCTTTCAACGTACAATTAGTAGAACGTCCTGCTCTTATTCTGACTAGAAAATCAGATTATACCCCAAAATATGAAGACGACCAAACCATCAGTACATTAGAAGACGGTATTCAAAAAGCAAAAGAAAACAATGAAACCGAGCTTTTCATCATTGGAGGAGGCGAAATATACAAACAAGCCTTAGAGAAAAATTTAGTTACGCACATGTATATCACAGAAATTGATGCAATTATCGAAGGCGATACATTTTTTCCAGATTTTGATGAATCAGAATGGAGTATTATCAGAAAAGATAGCTTTTCAGCAGGAGAAAAAAATGATTACGATTATAGTTTTGTGTTGTATGAGAGGAAACTTTAA
- the pdxH gene encoding pyridoxamine 5'-phosphate oxidase, which produces MDLGNLRQSYKKASFDVQDALENPIEQFKKWFEQALESDLSAEANAMVLSTVDKNNRPSARVVLLKSVDEGFVFYTNYDSRKGEDLANNPYASLTFFWAELERQVRIEGKVEKISPSKSDEYFKSRPIGSQIGAIASPQSRIIDTRDELERLVKSIEKNYEETNFIERPKNWGGYRLIPNYMEFWQGRESRLHDRINYLLKEDVEERYASPWEIVRLAP; this is translated from the coding sequence ATGGATTTAGGAAATTTAAGACAGAGTTATAAAAAGGCATCTTTTGATGTTCAAGATGCCCTAGAAAACCCTATTGAGCAATTTAAAAAGTGGTTTGAACAAGCCTTAGAGTCAGACCTTTCAGCAGAAGCCAATGCCATGGTACTTTCAACAGTGGACAAAAACAACCGTCCTTCTGCTCGTGTGGTCTTACTCAAAAGTGTTGATGAAGGCTTTGTTTTTTATACTAACTATGATAGCAGAAAAGGAGAAGATTTGGCAAATAATCCGTATGCTAGTCTTACATTTTTTTGGGCAGAACTTGAAAGACAAGTAAGAATTGAAGGGAAAGTAGAAAAAATAAGTCCTTCAAAATCTGATGAATATTTTAAAAGTCGTCCTATTGGAAGCCAAATCGGTGCAATAGCCTCTCCACAAAGTAGAATCATAGACACTAGAGATGAACTTGAGCGACTGGTAAAGTCTATTGAAAAAAATTATGAAGAAACTAATTTTATCGAACGACCAAAAAATTGGGGTGGCTATCGCCTAATTCCTAACTATATGGAATTTTGGCAAGGCAGAGAAAGTCGCTTACATGATAGAATAAATTACCTCTTAAAAGAAGATGTAGAAGAAAGATATGCTTCTCCTTGGGAAATTGTACGCCTTGCACCTTAA
- a CDS encoding GAF domain-containing sensor histidine kinase: protein MSNSSIHIDYFEALARLTRNQKAELKDFSEAVEEVTQTAVDTLKVASINLWLVDKEKNQIKCVAHSQKSITAVSNNNLKNERMPIYLSKMKEGELIISDDVYEDEFLEELIETYFKPNSITSIIDIPIHIEGELKAILCCNHCGERREWKIREQQFVLAIGNIIALLLEIWEHKQTEQRLIHNDNLLRGINSCIFQLFTNPNFKEGMDTTVSTIGKATQTDRVFIFQNFLDAEREQCCKIIHEWTSRPEYEQIHKSEWQNVNYRLAGLERWRKQLEEGKGIKNIGDQLTSLDKYFLWSKHAKSTLIVPIFINENDFWGFVGLEDCSGKHVWTITEESFIFNLAITIGGILTKQHVENLLKEKNNQLKKTNDELDQFVYSVSHDLRAPLTSVMGILQVLKTDISNLSNIQMYLELISKSVIRLDNYIREVLSISRNSRTTIKSETVDIEELIEEIKQDLTYLEDYKEVEVNLCMDEKTRQTPFKSDRIRLKAIFDNLISNSIRYHNPYQEKSFVKVMVDIDEHTAKVKVIDNGLGISKKHLPSIFDMFYRANDRKMGSGLGLYIVKETVLKLKGEIDVESIPNEGTAFTIILPNRAE, encoded by the coding sequence CTCGTCTTACTCGTAATCAGAAAGCTGAATTAAAAGATTTTTCGGAAGCTGTTGAGGAGGTTACACAAACGGCTGTTGATACACTAAAGGTAGCAAGCATAAATTTGTGGTTAGTAGATAAAGAAAAAAATCAGATAAAATGTGTAGCTCACTCTCAGAAAAGTATTACAGCTGTTTCTAACAACAACTTGAAAAATGAAAGAATGCCCATTTATCTTTCCAAGATGAAAGAAGGAGAACTAATTATTTCTGATGATGTTTATGAAGATGAATTTTTGGAAGAGCTTATAGAAACCTATTTTAAACCCAATTCAATTACTTCGATTATTGATATACCGATTCATATTGAAGGAGAATTGAAAGCTATTCTGTGTTGTAATCATTGTGGAGAAAGGCGTGAATGGAAAATTAGAGAACAGCAATTTGTTTTGGCTATTGGAAATATTATTGCTCTGCTTTTAGAAATTTGGGAACACAAACAGACCGAACAGCGCCTCATTCATAATGATAATCTACTTAGAGGAATAAATTCTTGTATTTTCCAACTCTTTACAAATCCAAATTTTAAGGAAGGGATGGATACTACCGTTTCAACGATTGGAAAAGCTACTCAAACAGACAGAGTTTTTATTTTTCAAAATTTTTTAGATGCAGAGAGAGAGCAATGTTGTAAGATTATACATGAGTGGACAAGTCGTCCAGAATACGAACAAATTCATAAGAGTGAGTGGCAAAATGTAAATTATAGATTGGCTGGTTTGGAGCGTTGGAGAAAACAATTAGAAGAGGGGAAAGGAATCAAAAATATTGGAGACCAACTAACATCACTAGACAAATATTTTTTGTGGAGCAAACATGCAAAATCTACTCTCATTGTTCCTATTTTTATTAATGAAAACGATTTTTGGGGATTTGTTGGATTAGAAGACTGCTCTGGAAAACACGTCTGGACAATAACAGAGGAGAGTTTTATTTTTAATCTTGCCATTACCATTGGAGGAATTCTGACGAAGCAACATGTAGAAAATCTACTGAAAGAAAAGAATAATCAACTCAAAAAAACTAATGATGAGTTAGACCAATTTGTATATAGTGTCTCTCACGACCTGCGTGCACCTCTTACTTCTGTGATGGGAATATTACAGGTTTTGAAAACTGACATCTCTAATCTTTCCAACATACAAATGTATCTTGAGCTTATTTCAAAAAGTGTGATTAGGCTAGATAATTACATTCGTGAAGTACTCAGTATTTCAAGAAATAGTAGAACAACGATAAAAAGTGAAACAGTAGATATAGAAGAGCTTATAGAAGAAATAAAACAAGATTTGACCTATTTAGAAGATTATAAAGAAGTAGAGGTAAATTTGTGTATGGATGAAAAAACAAGACAAACACCTTTTAAAAGTGATAGAATACGACTTAAAGCTATATTTGACAATCTTATTTCGAATTCTATACGCTATCATAATCCCTATCAAGAAAAAAGTTTTGTAAAAGTAATGGTAGATATAGATGAGCATACAGCAAAAGTAAAAGTTATTGACAACGGATTAGGTATAAGTAAAAAACATTTGCCTAGTATTTTTGATATGTTTTATAGAGCCAATGATAGAAAAATGGGTTCTGGGTTAGGACTTTATATTGTTAAAGAAACAGTTTTGAAACTCAAAGGAGAGATAGATGTGGAGTCTATTCCAAACGAAGGCACTGCTTTTACTATTATTTTACCAAACAGAGCAGAGTGA